The following coding sequences are from one Streptomyces dengpaensis window:
- a CDS encoding alpha/beta fold hydrolase — translation MTVISLRSAPVRRGLTLPYAEAGCPSGTPVVFMHGLADSWWSFEPLLRRLPASLHGYAPTQRGHGDADRPRDGYAPDDFASDLVAFLDAVDIDHTLLVGASSGGVPARIVAGGYPDRVSGLVLIGVPSTLADKPALTKMRETVEVFADPVPREFVEDFMAVMASRQVARGLLETMIDESLKLPSYVWRETVRGLMETDLRATLAGILVPTLVIWGDQDDILPRGDQQIILDAIHGSRLHVYEGAGHAVHWEQPERVVADIAAFENHIEHPADPDIP, via the coding sequence GTGACCGTGATCTCCCTGAGGTCCGCGCCGGTACGCAGAGGGCTCACGCTCCCGTACGCCGAAGCGGGCTGCCCCAGTGGCACGCCGGTCGTCTTCATGCACGGTCTCGCCGACTCGTGGTGGTCCTTCGAGCCCCTCCTGAGACGCCTCCCCGCGTCCTTGCACGGCTACGCCCCCACCCAGCGTGGCCACGGCGACGCCGACCGCCCTCGCGACGGCTACGCCCCCGACGACTTCGCCTCCGACCTCGTGGCCTTCCTCGACGCCGTCGACATCGACCACACCCTCCTGGTCGGAGCCTCCAGCGGCGGAGTGCCCGCCCGCATCGTCGCGGGCGGCTACCCGGACCGGGTCTCGGGGCTGGTACTGATCGGCGTCCCCAGCACCCTCGCGGACAAGCCGGCGCTGACCAAAATGCGGGAGACCGTCGAAGTCTTTGCCGACCCCGTCCCCCGTGAGTTCGTCGAGGACTTCATGGCCGTCATGGCGTCCCGGCAGGTCGCCAGGGGCCTCCTGGAGACCATGATCGACGAAAGCCTCAAACTCCCCTCGTACGTCTGGAGGGAGACGGTGCGCGGTCTGATGGAGACCGATCTCCGCGCGACCCTGGCAGGCATCCTGGTGCCCACGCTCGTCATCTGGGGCGACCAGGACGACATACTGCCGCGCGGCGACCAGCAGATCATCCTGGACGCCATCCATGGATCGCGCCTGCACGTCTACGAGGGTGCGGGCCATGCCGTCCACTGGGAACAGCCCGAACGCGTGGTCGCCGACATCGCCGCCTTCGAGAACCACATCGAGCACCCGGCCGATCCCGACATACCGTGA
- a CDS encoding GNAT family N-acetyltransferase: MDITIHRPDDLSASIQDAWHRAMDESPEYANPFLAPEFAAGIGRYRGGTQVAVLRENGEPVGFFPYERNVVGAGRAIGLGLSDCQALVHCPGVTWDAQELLRACGLSILEFDHLVEEQKPFGRYVTGTFASPVVDLKPGDSGYAEWLRAAYPGQAKTTLKKERRLGRDVGDVRFVFDERDPRLLRTLMQWKSAQYRRTGRMDRFARPWIVDLVDHLFQVREEHFTGVLSVLYAGDRPVAAHFGPRSRTVLAAWFTAYDPEFHRYSPGLMMHLRIAEAAARHGVSMLDLGRGDKEYKDWLKTRELRVGEGFATRPHPVAAAHRLWRRPVRGLRNLVLAHPTLREPADRLLKTVGTLRTSGRADSERAGPHAR, from the coding sequence GTGGACATCACCATCCACAGACCCGACGACCTGAGCGCCTCGATTCAAGACGCCTGGCACCGGGCGATGGACGAATCGCCCGAGTACGCCAACCCTTTCCTGGCACCGGAGTTCGCGGCCGGGATCGGCAGGTACCGCGGTGGCACACAGGTGGCGGTACTGCGTGAGAACGGGGAACCCGTCGGCTTCTTCCCGTACGAGCGCAATGTCGTCGGCGCCGGCCGGGCCATCGGTCTCGGTCTCTCCGACTGCCAGGCCCTCGTGCACTGCCCCGGGGTCACCTGGGACGCACAGGAGCTGTTGCGGGCCTGCGGGCTGTCCATCCTCGAGTTCGACCATCTCGTCGAGGAGCAGAAGCCGTTCGGGAGATACGTCACGGGGACGTTCGCCTCACCTGTGGTCGACCTGAAGCCCGGCGACAGCGGCTACGCGGAGTGGCTGCGCGCCGCGTACCCGGGGCAGGCCAAGACGACGCTGAAGAAGGAACGCCGCCTGGGGCGCGACGTGGGCGACGTGCGGTTCGTTTTCGACGAGCGCGACCCTCGGTTGCTGCGCACGCTCATGCAGTGGAAGTCCGCCCAGTACCGCAGGACGGGGCGCATGGACCGGTTCGCGCGGCCGTGGATCGTCGACCTGGTGGACCACCTGTTCCAGGTCCGCGAAGAGCACTTCACCGGCGTGCTGTCCGTGCTGTACGCCGGCGACCGGCCGGTGGCCGCGCACTTCGGGCCGAGATCGCGTACGGTGCTCGCGGCCTGGTTCACGGCGTACGACCCCGAGTTCCACCGCTACTCGCCGGGGCTGATGATGCACCTGCGGATCGCCGAGGCGGCAGCCCGGCACGGCGTGAGCATGCTGGATCTGGGACGCGGCGACAAGGAGTACAAGGACTGGCTCAAGACCCGCGAGCTGCGCGTGGGTGAAGGTTTCGCGACCCGCCCCCACCCGGTGGCCGCGGCGCACCGGCTGTGGCGCAGACCGGTGCGCGGCCTGCGGAACCTGGTCCTGGCCCATCCCACGCTGCGGGAACCGGCCGACCGGCTGCTGAAGACGGTCGGCACGCTGCGCACGTCGGGCCGCGCGGACTCCGAGAGGGCAGGACCCCACGCACGCTGA
- a CDS encoding DegT/DnrJ/EryC1/StrS family aminotransferase, protein MTMPYGSRLATTMTRRLGRECVYTPSARLALYLALRRWCRPGARVLMSPVNDDVILFVVLAAGLRPVQAPVSVADGNIDPAAVPESTWRSVDAVLTTNLYGIPDRIVELRRRCEQLGIPLFEDAAHAIGSHVDGQPIGTFGKAAAFSLSKHVAAMAGGFLAVEDARTRRELELLRDDLLVPGRLSGDLSATLRPLARSAVRTLHLVRPVWRTMQRLGLLERDDFRMALHAPRLAGCARQAPSLAAYEPWVRVDLHGFRSRHGALVRGQLRLRMARLDGDLARRRAGVSLLSGTAWASPALSARVAHDGPLPLFRVPLLVQDRDALIDRLVRHGVVAGYVYDPPLDDYAGAEFVEPSPDPSAARWFASHVLPADPLLAHAITNALTRERATTAHPSIPSPVPDTMPPTPRGEPNSAITATQAADNPTRQ, encoded by the coding sequence ATGACGATGCCGTACGGATCGCGGCTCGCTACGACGATGACGCGGCGACTCGGACGCGAATGCGTCTACACGCCCTCGGCGCGGCTGGCTCTGTACCTGGCACTGCGGCGCTGGTGCCGGCCGGGCGCACGGGTGCTCATGTCGCCGGTGAACGACGATGTGATTCTTTTCGTGGTCCTCGCGGCCGGGCTGCGCCCGGTACAGGCGCCCGTGTCCGTGGCGGACGGCAACATCGACCCGGCCGCCGTACCGGAATCGACCTGGCGGAGCGTGGACGCCGTCCTGACCACGAATCTGTACGGGATACCCGACCGCATCGTCGAACTGCGGCGTCGCTGCGAGCAGTTGGGGATCCCCCTGTTCGAGGACGCGGCGCACGCGATCGGCTCGCACGTGGACGGGCAGCCGATCGGGACCTTCGGGAAGGCGGCGGCCTTCAGCCTGTCCAAGCACGTGGCGGCGATGGCCGGCGGGTTCCTCGCCGTCGAGGACGCGCGTACCCGGCGGGAGTTGGAGCTGCTGCGCGACGATCTCCTGGTGCCGGGCCGCCTGAGCGGCGACCTGTCCGCCACCCTGCGGCCGCTGGCGCGTTCAGCCGTACGAACCCTCCACCTGGTGCGTCCCGTGTGGCGGACGATGCAGCGCCTCGGGCTGCTGGAACGCGACGACTTCCGCATGGCCCTGCACGCGCCGCGGCTCGCGGGCTGTGCGCGCCAGGCGCCGAGCCTGGCCGCGTACGAGCCGTGGGTGCGCGTCGACCTGCACGGCTTCCGGTCCCGCCACGGGGCCCTGGTCCGCGGGCAGTTGAGGCTGCGGATGGCTCGGCTCGACGGCGACCTTGCCCGGCGCAGGGCCGGTGTCTCGCTGCTGTCGGGCACCGCCTGGGCCTCCCCGGCCCTGAGCGCCCGTGTGGCGCACGACGGCCCTCTGCCCCTCTTCCGGGTTCCCCTCCTGGTCCAGGACCGCGACGCACTCATAGACCGGCTGGTGCGACACGGCGTGGTCGCCGGGTACGTCTACGATCCCCCGCTCGACGACTACGCGGGCGCGGAGTTCGTCGAACCGTCCCCCGACCCTTCGGCGGCCCGCTGGTTCGCCTCCCACGTGCTGCCGGCCGATCCGCTCCTGGCCCACGCGATCACCAACGCCCTGACGCGCGAACGGGCGACAACCGCGCACCCGTCGATCCCCAGCCCCGTCCCGGACACGATGCCACCGACACCGAGGGGCGAACCGAACTCGGCGATCACGGCGACTCAGGCGGCCGACAACCCTACCCGGCAGTAA
- a CDS encoding DeoR/GlpR family DNA-binding transcription regulator: MSRDARWKALLELLVERGRLDVEEAAAQLAVSAATIRRDFDQLAEQQMLVRTRGGAVVHGVSYELPLRYKTARHASEKQRIAKAVADLIAPGEAVGLTGGTTTTEVARALAVRPDLATGSPALTVVTNALNIANELAVRPQFKIVVTGGVARPQSYELIGPLADGVLGQITIDVAVLGVVAFDATHGAAAHDEAEAAINRLLCERAGRVIVAADSSKLGQRAFARICSAEAVDTLVTDAGAGPETVRVFEEAGVRVLTCDG; the protein is encoded by the coding sequence ATGTCGCGCGACGCCCGCTGGAAGGCGCTGCTGGAACTGCTCGTGGAGCGGGGCCGGTTGGACGTCGAGGAGGCCGCGGCCCAACTGGCGGTGTCGGCCGCGACGATCCGGCGCGACTTCGACCAGCTCGCCGAGCAGCAGATGCTCGTCCGCACGCGGGGCGGCGCGGTCGTCCACGGCGTCTCGTACGAACTTCCCCTGCGTTACAAGACCGCCCGCCACGCCTCCGAGAAACAGCGCATCGCCAAGGCGGTGGCCGACCTCATCGCGCCCGGCGAGGCGGTGGGCCTGACCGGCGGCACCACGACCACCGAGGTGGCCCGCGCCCTGGCTGTACGCCCCGACCTCGCGACCGGGTCCCCCGCGCTGACCGTCGTCACGAACGCGCTGAACATCGCCAACGAGCTCGCCGTTCGCCCGCAGTTCAAGATCGTGGTGACCGGCGGGGTCGCGCGCCCGCAGTCGTACGAGCTCATCGGCCCCCTGGCGGACGGTGTGCTCGGCCAGATCACCATCGATGTCGCCGTGCTCGGCGTGGTGGCCTTCGACGCCACGCACGGCGCGGCCGCCCACGACGAGGCGGAGGCCGCGATCAACCGCTTGCTGTGTGAGCGCGCCGGGCGCGTGATCGTCGCCGCCGACTCCAGCAAGCTGGGGCAGCGCGCGTTCGCCCGGATCTGCTCGGCCGAGGCGGTGGACACGCTGGTCACGGACGCGGGGGCGGGGCCGGAAACGGTCCGCGTGTTCGAGGAGGCGGGCGTGCGGGTTCTCACGTGTGACGGCTGA
- a CDS encoding TetR/AcrR family transcriptional regulator: MSTAQGARARARIEVTAAIKDAARRQLAAEGAAKLSLRAVARELGMASSALYRYFPSRDDLLTALIIDAFNSLGESAEAAHDNAAEAGPAQRWIAVCEAVRGWALGHPHEYALIYGSPVPGYTAPEDTVPAASRVGLVLIDIVRDAHQGLGLAKPPLPAELAPEAVRMAADFAPDLTPETVTALVAAWAQLYGLVGFELFGQFNGVVEDRETFFRHAVTQLAHGVGLVYPQQGRATAR; the protein is encoded by the coding sequence ATGAGTACCGCACAAGGCGCCCGCGCCCGAGCCAGGATCGAGGTCACCGCCGCCATCAAGGACGCGGCGCGCAGACAGCTCGCGGCAGAAGGCGCCGCCAAGCTCTCGCTGCGGGCCGTGGCCCGCGAGCTCGGCATGGCCTCCTCCGCGCTCTACCGCTACTTCCCCAGCCGCGACGACCTGCTCACGGCCCTCATCATCGACGCCTTCAACTCCCTGGGCGAGAGCGCGGAGGCGGCCCACGACAACGCCGCCGAGGCCGGGCCGGCGCAGCGCTGGATCGCGGTGTGCGAGGCCGTGCGCGGCTGGGCGCTCGGGCATCCGCACGAGTACGCGCTGATCTACGGATCGCCTGTCCCCGGCTACACCGCGCCGGAGGACACCGTTCCGGCCGCCTCCCGTGTCGGCCTCGTCCTCATCGACATCGTCCGCGACGCGCACCAGGGCCTCGGCTTGGCCAAGCCGCCGCTGCCCGCCGAGCTGGCCCCCGAGGCCGTGCGGATGGCAGCCGACTTCGCGCCCGATCTCACCCCCGAGACGGTGACGGCGCTCGTCGCGGCCTGGGCGCAGCTGTACGGGCTGGTCGGGTTCGAGCTGTTCGGTCAGTTCAACGGAGTCGTGGAGGACCGCGAAACGTTCTTCCGCCATGCGGTGACCCAACTCGCCCACGGCGTGGGCCTGGTGTACCCGCAACAGGGACGGGCCACCGCGCGCTAG
- a CDS encoding maleylpyruvate isomerase family mycothiol-dependent enzyme, with product MEITEFVEALDREGQLLAATAEEAGTDAKVATCPGWQVGDLVRHTGMVHRWATAFVAEGHTSYQRDGGLPDLDGDELQAWFRAGHRRLVDTLADASPDVRCWSFMPAPSPLAFWARRQAHETTVHRVDAESALGGEPTPVATDFALDGIDELLRGFHVRAKSKVRTEEPRVLRVRATDVDADAVWTVRLSPQPLVSDRDAGGDADCELAGPAARLYLSLWNRLPFPSVTGDASLAELWREKSAVTWG from the coding sequence ATGGAGATTACGGAGTTCGTGGAAGCCCTGGACAGGGAGGGCCAGTTGCTGGCCGCGACGGCCGAGGAGGCGGGGACCGACGCCAAGGTCGCGACCTGCCCGGGCTGGCAGGTGGGGGATCTGGTGCGGCACACCGGGATGGTGCACCGGTGGGCCACGGCGTTCGTCGCCGAGGGGCACACCTCGTACCAGCGCGACGGCGGGCTGCCGGATCTCGACGGCGATGAACTCCAGGCCTGGTTCCGGGCGGGCCACCGGCGGCTCGTCGACACGCTGGCCGACGCCTCGCCCGACGTACGGTGCTGGAGTTTTATGCCGGCGCCGTCGCCGCTCGCCTTCTGGGCGCGGCGGCAGGCGCACGAGACGACCGTGCACCGGGTCGACGCCGAGTCGGCGCTCGGCGGGGAACCGACCCCCGTGGCCACGGACTTCGCCCTGGACGGAATCGACGAGTTGCTGCGCGGGTTCCACGTACGCGCGAAGAGCAAGGTGCGGACGGAGGAGCCGCGCGTGCTGCGGGTACGGGCCACGGATGTGGACGCGGACGCGGTGTGGACCGTACGGCTGTCGCCGCAGCCGCTGGTCAGTGACCGGGATGCGGGCGGAGACGCGGACTGTGAGCTGGCCGGACCGGCCGCGCGGCTCTACCTGTCGTTGTGGAACCGGCTGCCGTTCCCGAGTGTGACGGGTGACGCCTCGCTCGCCGAGCTGTGGCGGGAGAAGTCCGCGGTCACCTGGGGCTGA
- a CDS encoding response regulator: MIRVLLADDQSLVRAGFKALLDAQPDIEVADEAADGEEAVRKVRELRPDVVLMDIRMPLLDGLAATRRVTDDADLKDVKVVMLTTFELDEYVFEAIRSGASGFLVKDTEPDELLRAVRAVVGGDALLSPGVTRRLIAEFAARSKEPAAADALAELTEREREVMALVGIGLSNEEIARRLVVSPLTAKTHVSRTMVKLGARDRAQLVVLAYESGLVRPGWLG; encoded by the coding sequence GTGATCCGCGTACTGCTCGCCGACGACCAGTCGCTGGTCCGGGCCGGCTTCAAGGCACTGCTCGACGCGCAGCCGGACATCGAGGTGGCCGACGAGGCGGCGGACGGCGAGGAGGCGGTGCGCAAGGTGCGCGAACTGCGCCCCGATGTCGTCCTGATGGACATCCGGATGCCCCTGCTTGACGGCCTCGCGGCGACCCGCCGGGTCACCGACGACGCGGACCTGAAGGACGTCAAGGTGGTCATGCTCACCACCTTCGAGCTCGACGAGTACGTCTTCGAGGCGATCCGCTCGGGTGCCTCCGGCTTCCTGGTCAAGGACACGGAACCGGACGAACTCCTGCGCGCCGTACGGGCGGTGGTCGGGGGCGACGCGCTGCTCTCGCCGGGCGTGACGCGCAGGCTGATCGCCGAGTTCGCGGCCCGCTCCAAGGAGCCCGCCGCCGCCGACGCCCTCGCCGAACTCACCGAACGGGAACGGGAGGTGATGGCCCTGGTCGGCATCGGCCTGTCCAACGAGGAGATCGCCCGCCGCCTGGTCGTCAGCCCGCTCACCGCGAAGACCCACGTCAGCCGCACCATGGTCAAGCTGGGCGCCCGCGACCGCGCCCAACTCGTCGTGCTCGCCTACGAGTCGGGCCTGGTGCGGCCGGGCTGGCTGGGCTGA
- a CDS encoding sensor histidine kinase translates to MDKQLGRGEDPPQRWRHGPPWWRHGPPWVHRWDDEERAPRWPWRSTLVLAVFVLAGSRLAAQEQMGERAALDPFARVLLLVACVLLLWRQRYPVAVVFGTATAAMIYFGAGYPYGPVFIAVALGCFSAIVAGHRWAAWSAVGMLWAGHVLIAHWLYRWLPPSGDGPQAWGQELVVAAWVVAIVAVAELVRVRREQWARERAERAQAARRRADEERLRIARELHDVLAHSISVINVQAGVGLALLDTDPEQARTALTTIKAASKEALGEVRQVLNTLRTPGDAPRAPAPGLDRLPELVEQAASAGLTVEVEGAPPPLPPGTDLAAFRIVQEALTNVVRHSGSRHARVHLDHDDGALRLRIDDDGPATGADAGGSGSGLAGMRERAAALGGTIEAGPRPDGGFRVLAVLPLTVKEDR, encoded by the coding sequence ATGGACAAGCAGCTCGGACGCGGGGAAGACCCGCCGCAACGGTGGCGGCACGGGCCACCGTGGTGGCGGCACGGTCCGCCGTGGGTGCACCGCTGGGACGACGAGGAGCGGGCCCCCCGGTGGCCGTGGCGTTCCACCCTGGTGCTTGCCGTGTTCGTGCTGGCCGGGTCGCGCTTGGCGGCTCAGGAACAGATGGGCGAACGCGCGGCGCTCGACCCCTTCGCGCGGGTGCTGCTGCTCGTGGCCTGCGTCCTGCTGCTGTGGCGGCAGCGGTATCCGGTGGCCGTCGTGTTCGGCACGGCGACGGCCGCGATGATCTACTTCGGCGCCGGGTATCCGTACGGGCCGGTCTTCATCGCCGTGGCCCTGGGCTGCTTCAGCGCCATCGTCGCGGGGCACCGCTGGGCCGCCTGGTCGGCCGTCGGAATGCTCTGGGCGGGGCATGTGCTGATCGCGCACTGGCTGTACCGCTGGCTGCCGCCGTCCGGGGACGGGCCCCAGGCCTGGGGGCAGGAGCTGGTCGTCGCCGCCTGGGTGGTCGCCATCGTGGCGGTGGCCGAGCTGGTCCGGGTACGGCGTGAGCAGTGGGCCCGGGAGCGGGCCGAGCGCGCGCAGGCCGCGCGACGGCGCGCCGACGAGGAACGGCTGCGGATCGCGCGCGAGCTGCACGACGTCCTCGCGCACAGCATCTCCGTGATCAACGTCCAGGCGGGCGTCGGCCTCGCGCTCCTCGACACCGACCCCGAGCAGGCGCGCACGGCGCTCACCACCATCAAGGCCGCGAGCAAGGAGGCCCTCGGCGAAGTCCGCCAGGTGCTCAACACGCTGCGCACGCCCGGAGACGCGCCGCGCGCACCGGCGCCGGGTCTGGACCGGCTGCCCGAACTCGTGGAGCAGGCGGCGAGCGCGGGCCTCACGGTCGAGGTCGAGGGCGCGCCTCCGCCGCTTCCGCCCGGCACGGATCTCGCCGCCTTCCGCATCGTCCAGGAAGCCCTCACCAATGTCGTACGGCATTCGGGCTCGCGGCACGCGCGCGTGCACCTCGATCACGACGACGGCGCGCTGCGGCTGCGCATCGACGACGACGGGCCCGCGACCGGTGCCGACGCGGGCGGCAGCGGCAGCGGCCTGGCCGGAATGCGGGAGCGGGCCGCCGCTCTGGGTGGCACGATCGAAGCGGGCCCGCGCCCCGACGGCGGCTTCCGGGTGCTCGCCGTTCTGCCCTTGACGGTCAAGGAGGACCGGTGA
- a CDS encoding MarR family winged helix-turn-helix transcriptional regulator, giving the protein MAAKKAEQGLVNQWRDILGVHARTLCELDRELHRHGLGASDFEVLDVLAETTASDGGASYRVQEISERVHLSQSALSRLIARLEKDGLVTRGMCEEDRRGVRVCLTPKGRALHGEVLPVQRAVLTRMLAGDPAAPAACD; this is encoded by the coding sequence ATGGCGGCGAAGAAGGCCGAGCAAGGGCTCGTGAACCAGTGGCGCGACATCCTCGGGGTGCATGCGCGCACCCTCTGCGAGCTCGACCGCGAACTGCACCGACACGGCCTCGGCGCCAGCGACTTCGAAGTGCTCGACGTACTGGCCGAGACCACCGCGTCGGACGGCGGCGCCTCCTACCGGGTCCAGGAGATCTCCGAGCGCGTCCACTTGAGTCAGAGCGCACTGTCCCGCCTGATCGCCCGCCTAGAGAAGGACGGTCTGGTGACGCGCGGGATGTGCGAGGAGGACCGGCGGGGCGTACGCGTCTGCCTCACGCCGAAGGGGCGCGCGCTGCACGGCGAGGTGCTGCCCGTGCAGCGCGCGGTGCTGACGCGCATGCTGGCGGGCGACCCGGCCGCCCCGGCAGCCTGCGATTGA
- a CDS encoding MFS transporter: MTSPLTHPAAQERWTPRLWGTLLVLCAAMFLDALDVSMVGVALPSIGSELDLSTSTLQWIVSGYILGYGGLLLLGGRTADLLGRRQVFLVALGVFALASLIGGLVDSGPLLIASRFIKGLSAAFTAPAGLSIITTTFAEGPLRNRALSIYTTCAATGFSMGLVLSGLLTEASWRLTMLLPAPIAVIALLAGLKLIPRSEREKDHRGYDIPGAIIGTASMLLLVFTVVQAPEVGWGSARTLLSFVAAAVLLTVFVSVERRSPSPLIRLGVLRSGSQIRAQLGAMAFFGSYVGFQFLVTLYMQSLLGWSALHTALAFLPAGALVALSATKVGAVVDRFGTPRLIPVGFALMVAGYALFLRVDLDPVYAAAILPTMLLIGAACALVFPSLNIQATNGVDDHEQGMVSGLLNTSVQVGGAIFLAVVTAVVTANSSEGSSPQAVLDSYRPGLIVVTGIALVGLLITLPGLRTRRPRQSVVVAKSLQKEAEAERVPVRD; this comes from the coding sequence ATGACCTCTCCGCTCACCCACCCCGCGGCCCAGGAACGCTGGACCCCTCGGCTGTGGGGCACCCTGCTGGTGCTCTGCGCCGCGATGTTCCTGGACGCGCTGGACGTGTCGATGGTCGGCGTCGCCCTGCCGTCCATCGGCTCCGAACTCGATCTCTCCACCTCGACGCTCCAATGGATCGTCAGCGGCTACATCCTGGGATACGGCGGACTGCTGCTCCTCGGCGGACGCACGGCCGACCTGCTCGGCCGCCGTCAGGTCTTCCTCGTGGCCCTCGGCGTCTTCGCGCTCGCCTCGCTGATCGGCGGGCTCGTCGACTCCGGCCCGCTGCTGATCGCCAGCCGCTTCATCAAGGGCCTGAGCGCGGCGTTCACCGCGCCCGCAGGCCTGTCGATCATCACCACGACCTTCGCCGAGGGCCCGCTGCGCAATCGCGCGCTCTCGATCTACACCACCTGCGCGGCCACCGGTTTCTCCATGGGTCTCGTCCTGTCCGGTCTGCTCACCGAGGCGAGCTGGCGGCTGACCATGCTGCTGCCCGCGCCCATCGCCGTCATCGCGCTGCTGGCCGGGCTGAAGCTCATCCCGCGCAGCGAGCGCGAGAAGGACCACCGCGGCTACGACATCCCGGGCGCCATCATCGGCACCGCCTCGATGCTGCTGCTCGTCTTCACCGTCGTGCAGGCGCCCGAGGTGGGCTGGGGTTCCGCCCGCACTCTGCTGTCCTTCGTCGCCGCCGCCGTGCTGCTCACCGTCTTCGTGAGCGTCGAGCGACGCAGCCCGAGCCCGCTGATCCGGCTCGGCGTCCTGCGCTCCGGCAGCCAGATCCGGGCCCAGCTCGGCGCGATGGCGTTCTTCGGCTCGTACGTCGGTTTCCAGTTCCTGGTGACGCTGTACATGCAGTCGCTGCTGGGCTGGTCGGCCCTGCACACCGCGCTCGCCTTCCTGCCGGCCGGTGCGCTGGTGGCGCTGTCCGCCACGAAGGTGGGGGCCGTGGTGGACCGGTTCGGGACCCCGCGGCTCATCCCGGTGGGCTTCGCCCTGATGGTCGCCGGGTACGCCCTCTTCCTGCGCGTCGACCTCGACCCCGTGTACGCGGCGGCCATCCTGCCGACCATGCTGCTGATCGGCGCCGCCTGCGCGCTGGTCTTCCCCTCGCTCAACATCCAGGCCACCAACGGCGTGGACGACCATGAGCAGGGCATGGTCTCGGGGCTGCTCAACACCTCGGTCCAGGTGGGCGGTGCGATCTTCCTGGCCGTAGTGACGGCGGTGGTGACCGCCAACTCCTCCGAGGGTTCCTCGCCCCAGGCCGTCCTCGACAGTTACCGGCCCGGCCTGATCGTGGTGACCGGCATCGCCCTCGTGGGCCTGCTGATCACCCTGCCCGGACTGCGGACACGGCGTCCGCGACAGTCCGTCGTCGTCGCCAAGTCCCTCCAGAAGGAGGCGGAAGCGGAACGCGTGCCGGTCCGCGACTAG
- a CDS encoding SIS domain-containing protein: MTHVENELSSQPECWIRAAEQAAAHGAALPAAGERVAIVGCGTSYFMAQAAAALREHAGQGETDAFAASEFPHGRPYDRVVALTRSGTTTEVLELLGRLRGRTRTTAVTADPKTPVMESADDLVLLDFADERSVVQTRFATTALTLLRAHLGLHSDAVVADARSALTAPLPEGLVDCAQFTFLGRGWTVGLANEAGLKMREASLAWTEAYPAMEYRHGPISITTQGTATWIFGEAPDGLAEQVRGTGGLWVAGDLDPLAELVRAQRLAVAVAAVRGLDPDQPRHLTRSVILSH, encoded by the coding sequence ATGACACATGTCGAAAACGAGCTGAGCAGTCAGCCCGAGTGCTGGATCCGCGCGGCCGAGCAGGCCGCCGCGCACGGTGCCGCGCTGCCCGCGGCCGGGGAGCGGGTCGCGATCGTGGGGTGCGGGACCTCGTACTTCATGGCCCAGGCCGCGGCCGCGCTGCGCGAACACGCCGGGCAGGGCGAGACGGACGCCTTCGCCGCGTCGGAGTTCCCACACGGGCGTCCGTACGACCGCGTCGTCGCCCTCACCCGCTCCGGCACCACCACCGAGGTGCTCGAACTCCTCGGGCGCCTTCGGGGGCGTACCCGGACGACGGCCGTCACCGCCGACCCCAAGACCCCCGTGATGGAGTCCGCGGACGACCTCGTCCTGCTCGACTTCGCCGACGAGCGGTCCGTGGTGCAGACACGCTTCGCGACCACCGCGCTCACCCTGCTCCGGGCCCATCTCGGGCTGCACTCCGACGCCGTCGTCGCCGACGCGCGCAGCGCGCTCACGGCCCCGCTGCCCGAAGGGCTCGTCGACTGCGCGCAGTTCACCTTCCTCGGCCGCGGCTGGACCGTCGGGCTCGCCAACGAGGCCGGGCTCAAAATGCGGGAGGCCTCGCTCGCCTGGACCGAGGCCTACCCGGCGATGGAGTACCGGCACGGCCCCATCAGCATCACCACCCAGGGCACCGCCACCTGGATCTTCGGCGAGGCGCCGGACGGACTGGCCGAACAGGTGCGGGGGACCGGCGGGTTGTGGGTGGCCGGAGATCTCGACCCGCTCGCCGAACTCGTCCGCGCCCAGCGGCTGGCGGTCGCCGTAGCCGCCGTCCGTGGACTGGACCCCGACCAGCCGCGTCACCTCACCCGCTCGGTGATCCTGAGCCATTGA
- a CDS encoding AfsR/SARP family transcriptional regulator, with product MLALCHTGRPTDALAAYEGARQRLAEAMGADPGPALQSLHERILRQDPTLLPLPAMPVP from the coding sequence ATGCTGGCGCTGTGCCACACCGGCCGGCCCACGGACGCGCTGGCCGCGTACGAAGGGGCGCGGCAGCGGCTCGCCGAGGCGATGGGCGCCGACCCGGGGCCTGCGCTCCAGTCCCTGCACGAGCGGATCCTGCGGCAGGACCCGACGTTGCTGCCGCTGCCGGCGATGCCGGTGCCCTGA